The genomic DNA ACTCGGGCACGTCGCCCTGGGTGAGCATCCCGGCAGTGTTGTTCAGCAGCCGCAACTCACCTTCCAGACGTAGGAGATGGGCCATCCAGGCCTCCATCTCCGCAGGTGTGACGTATCTGAACGGCCCGAGGTCGACGACTTGGAAGCGGCGTTCGTGCTGGCTGGCGGCGTGGTCGTTGGGGCTGCGGCCGCGGTCCTTGACCGGCTCGTAGATCCACTCCTGGGTCTTGGGGTCGCGGCGGCCCTCGCGCAGCAGGCCCGAGGTGGGGATGCCGACGCCGACGAGGACGAGGGTGACGGGCATGCTCATCATTTCGCGGATCAGGTCGAGGACGTCCTGGTCGGCCTCCCGGTGGAGCTTGAGGCGGGTGATGTCGTCGATCACGAGGGCTTTCGTGGCGTGCTCGATAACCGCGGTCTTGACCGTGCGCACAAGGTCTTCCAAGCGCATCCCCTTGTAGTCCTCGCCGTAGAAGTCAAGGATCCGCTGGCAGGTGGAGATGGGCGTGGCCCTGACCGGGCACCGTACGTAGGCGACGGGGGCGACCAGGTCGCGGGTGCCGGGCATGGCGTCGGGGTTCACGTAGTTGTGGAGGGCCAGCCACTCCTCCTGGAAGACGGACAGGGCTTCGCAGATCGTCTCGGTCTTGCCCTGGGCGCCGTCGCCGTTGACCATGATGCCGCCGCGGGTCCCGGCCTTGTGACTGTAGGCGCCGTCCTCGACCCGGGCGAGCACCGCGTGGTCGACGCGTTCGCTCATGGGAGTGGCCTGGATCGGCAGGGAGCTGTGCGTCGCGAGTCGATGAAGGTCGTGGATGCGCTGTCGGCGCGGCGACAGGCGGCCGTACTCCTCAGCTATGAGGATCGGCGCCGGGACGAAGGTGTTGCGGGTCTCGCACCATCGGTTCCAGCCTTCGAACGTGGTGCGGTCCACCGCCGGGCCAGGGAGGAACGACAGCGGGTTCTGCTTCGAGGTCACTGGCTGGCCTCTTCCTCGGCCTCGCCGGCCGTGATGGTGGCGTCGTCATCGTCGAAGTCGTCATCTAGCAGCGCCAACAGGCTTGAAGAGCGCAGCCGTTCGGAGAGATCGGGGGGTGTGGAAAGCTGGTTGGGGACCGCGGCTTCGCGGCGGCGTCGGCGTTCGCTGTTCACCGCATCGTGGACTTGCTGAGCGCGACCCTTCGGGCGCAGTGGTACGACCTTGGCGTCGGGGGAATCGGCCCGCGCCGAGGGAACAGGGGCGGGCTGCGCCGGTGGTTCCTTCTTGACCGCGTTCGCGGGGCGGTCGGCGGCCGCCGAGGCCGCCTGGGCGACTTCACGTGCGTGCTCGGTGCGCTGTCGCTTGGAGAGCTGGGTGGGCCATTTCTCGACCGGGATGTTGCCGCCGATCAACTTAAGCAGCACCGGGAGGAGTTCGGTGTCCGCCTTCGGCGCCAGGCCCCTCTTGCGGAGTTCCCGCATGGCCTCACGCACGCGGGCGTCACTGAAGGCGGGCACCTCGCCCTCCTCGGACAGACCAGTCCAGCGCAGTGTGTGCCAGTCGTGTGTATTCGGGTCCTGGAAGAAGACGAAGCACGGATCGCGCGGGTCGCGGTGGACGACGTACTTGTTCTTGTTCCTCCCACCGCGCCGGGACAACTCGCCGCGGTAGGGATCCAGGGCCGCCCCGTCGTACCAGAGGTTCTTGATCTTCACGCCTCGCTTGCCGTGGATCATGACCTTGTGCCGCGGCAGGAGCTGGTAGTAGAGCTCGGCGGGCGGGATCCGCAGGGCGAAGCCGCCCTGGGACATCGCCGCAGCGAACAGGCTGTTGGGGCTGTGGTCGCCGCGCGGGTCCCAGCTCGGGGCGTACGATCCGAAGCGCCGGTTCTGCCAGGTCTCCACGACCCAGGTGGCGATGAGGTGTTCCATCTCCGTCACGGTCAGACAGGCATCCGCCTCCGGGTCCACGCCACGGTCAGCGACGTCTGTGCCCTGGTAGCCGAGCAGGAGGGCGAACAGCAGCGACCTGATGGCGCCGAACGTCCGCTCCACGGAGTGCTTGTCGGTGGGGCGCAGGACGCGGCTGGGCTTGATGTTCGCCTTGATGACCCGCTGCACCTCGACCAGGTGGTGGTTGCGGTAGACGGAGCCATGATCGGTGGTGACAGTCTCGGGAGCGAAGAACGGCAGTCCGGCGACCTCGTACCCGGCGAACTCCGCGACCACCGTGTTGGGGACGCCGGGGTAGGCCCACTCCACGGCCTTGCCCCAGTCCGGGCGCATCGGCAGCGGCATCATCATGTCCCGCAGCACCATCGCCACATCGATCGACTTGTCGGAGACAAGGCTGAGCCGGAACGCCACAATCGAGCGGGTGTAGACGTCCACGGCCAGCGTCAGATGCACGGACACCGGGTCACCGAACACGTTGTCCAACACCTTCACCGGCAACACCGTGCTGTCCAGCGCCACCACCTGGCCAGGCCGGTGCACCACGATGTGCCGGCCGGTCGCGTACTGCTTTGCCTTCGCCGCCGAGCGTGCGTAGCGCTGCCGCGCCCCGTTGGAGCCGAACCACTCCTTCCAGATGGCCCGCAGGGTGTCGTAGTTGGGGATCTTCACGGTTGCTGTATCAGCGGGTTCAGCGGCGGTGGGTTCGGCGTCCGATGAGCTGAAGACCTCGCTCACGTACTGGTGGATGAGTCGCTCTTTGTCCCGCATAGTCAGCTTCGAGCGGCGATCCGTAGCCTCGGCGTACACCGCGAACAGCGCCTCGCGCAGTTCGGGGGAGATCGCATGCCCGGTCGCTTCGCGCAACCATCGGTCGTCCGCGACGCCGATCGGACCGTACTTCGCCCGTGCCGTGTCCCAGCGGATCAGCGTGCGCACACTCGCCCGATGCAGCCCGTCCGCCTTCGCCTGCGTGGGGGCTTCGGCTGCGGCTTTCCGCAGCTCTCTCGCTTTCGCCTGCCGACGCTGGGTCAGCGTCGTGGTCTCCGGGTCGTACTGCGGACGCGGTTCATGCGGGAGTGCGTCGAGCGGATCGCCGCTGCGATACCCCGTCTCGGCCTCCCGCAGGTGCTCCATGCGAAGCATGACGATCTCGCGTTGGTGCTCCTCCAGGTCATCCATCGCCTTGGGCTGCCGACCCCGGTCCGCGGCCGGCAGGCCAGTGCGGGTCCGTGTGGAGGGGCGGCAGTCCGGGCGATGCATCAGTTCGCTCAGCGAGGTCTTCCACGTCTCGCCGTCTTCGTCGACGAGCGTGACCCTCCCGAGATGGGGCAGGCAGGACTTGATCTGCCACGCACTGCCGCCGATGATCAACTCGGAGCCCGGCGTCAGGTTCCACATGGGATCGAGTGCGGTGATCACTGCGGCAGATCCCGGTGATGCTGCTGGGGAGCCAGCCGAACCAGGCTCGCATCCCCGAACGGCCCGGAGAGATCCACGCCGAGGTGGCGATGCCACAGCAGGTGAATCGCATGGGCCCGGGCGATTGCCGGGATTCGGCAGCGTTCCGCCAACTCGCCGAACGGCAACGGGCCTTGCGCTGCCGCCTTCCGTAACTGTCCCTGAATTCCCAGAACATCCGGCAGCGGGCGCCGCTCCGCGGAGAGCGCATCCACGTTCGTCCACACGTGTTGACGCCACCCCGCCACGACGCCGTACTGCCAGCCCGCCGACAGCGCGACCTCCGCCGTGCCGGCGAACTTCAGCGCATCCTCCGGCTTGATCCGGTCGGCTGGCCGCACGTCGATCAGGAAGAGCCCGGACTCCGTCACCAGCAGGAAGTCCGGGGTGTGCCGGATCGCCTTGCCTTCGGAGAGGAACCGCAGCCGGAACGGCTGGCACAGGGCCTCCACCAGGCCGGCGGCGAAGTCGGCGACCAGCAGCAGCCGCTCCTCTTCATGGCTCTCGAAACCGTGGTGCCGGTCCGTCGCCATCAAGTATTCGAGCCCGGGGCGGTGGAACTGGTCCGTGCGCCAGGTGAAGCGGCGTACCGGAACGCTCCGCCGGAGATCCACCTTGTCCAGGTCGCGCACCGGGCTGGTGATCGGAGTCTGGCCGAACTTCCAGGTCGTGCTCCAGCAAACCGGCCATGCATTGTTGAGGTCCAAGGCCTGCGCGTAGTCCGTGAACCCCGTATCTAGCACGGCGAGATCCTCCAGGGTGCATGCATCCGACCATGCGGGACTCGAGGGCACTGCCGCTGTCAATCGCAAACTTCGCCTGAAATCGGTCGAGTTCACCTGCGGCTCCTCTGGCCTTTTGTCTCATGATCCGAATCTCAAGAGCGCGGCGACGCTATGATGTCTGCCCTGCTGAATTGAGACTGTTGCGGTGCGGGTGGCGAACTCTCATCCCGCCGAGCCACACGTCCCTGCTCGATCTGGCTCTCTCGCGCCACGAGAGCTTCAACGTCAATTCGCAAGCATTGGCCAAGGTCACAAGCGTGCGTAAGCCGGGCTGTATACATCCTGAGCCGTTTTCGGAGCCTTCGTCGGTCGCCTGTCGGACGATCAGGGGCAAAGAGTTTTGCGGCCGCCCTCCTCGCCGGAACTGTGCACTCTCCGCTTCGCTTCATTTCCTGAATTAAGGGACTATGGAGATACTCGGCCGACGTGGACTCGCTCCATACAAAGACTGTTCCAGGTGCGGCATCTTTCTTGGCTCTCAAGCCGTCCATCAAGGGCAGGTCGCACAGCACCATCCAATCTTCTAGAGGAAGTCGCCAATCGGCCAGTGTGCGGAGCCGCCTGGAATAGTCCGTGTGATTGTTCGCGAGCTGGCGGGCGATCGCTGCGACCCTGGCCTCGAATGCCGGCCAGAGGTGCGCAGGCCCGAGTTCCCGTCCCAATAGTGAGATTGTGCCTCGCGCAGCCTTATTGGGAATACCTAGAGCTTCCGAACATCGATACCAGGGCATGCCAGAGGCCAGCTCAGCGAGTCGCAGCGTGGAACCGCGCCGCAATTGGCGTACCATCCGCGGGGTGGGGCGAGGCAAGTAGCTCATGAAGTCAGTGAAGTGCGCGTCGAACCATGACTCAGGAAGGAAAGGTGGCACGTTTTTCAGCTGAAACGTGCCTTGCGGGGTGAAGGATCGTCGCGCGGGGGCTTCTGGAAAACCATGAGCCCGCCGAGCTGCAGCGCGCGCCATCGCGGGAGAGATGGCTGTTAAATTCATTAGGTTAAATAGGTATCGCGGAGTCTTTTTGTGTGCTGCCTGGGCAAGCGGTTGCACCCGTTCCCGCAATGACGTCGCGTCACGATCGCCGAGTAGTTCCTCTGCAGCCAGGAGCAAGGCGCCGCAGTGGGCTGCTTCCTGAGGAAGGCTTCGTGACCCAACTAGACGAGTTCTCGAATTGGGATCGTCATGCTGGGTGGTGGCCAGTGCTGAGATCGGGGCAGCGTGCACGTCAAGGCTGGTCTTCAAGGTTTCCGATGGGAGAAGCGTTGAGCCGAGAGGCCAGCTCAGTTTGATCAACACAGTGGCCAGGATCAAGTCTGAAAGATAGGTATCCTGTGGTGCCCCCAGCCCGCTTTCCTCCAGGTTCTTGTTCATCCTTTGCTGCAACTCAAGGAGTAGGTTGGTGTCTTCGGATGGAAGGCCGAAACCTGCTATTTCAGACCCTTGGTCCAACCGGTTTCCGCAGGGTAGGATATGCGCCTTGCCACCGCGCAGTGGTCGATTGTTAGAGGGTATAATATTGCGGCACTGTAAGGGGTGTAACTCAGGGATTCCGGGGTTGGAGATTAGACCGGCATGTTGATCTGTGAATCCGTTGACTAGCTGTCCACATGTGGGGCATTTACTCGCTAGCAGTTGGTGATGTTTCAGGCATGCGAAAGTAGTCGGCAGGTGCCAACTTAGTATCCATGGGCCCCCGAATGCCCGTTGGATGGAGCTTCCGTCCCCGTGCAGGCATCGAGGGCAGAAGCGGCTCGAGAGGTTAAATGACCAGTTCATGCCCGATGTTGGGTTGGCAAGCCGGGCGCCGCTTGGCATAGAAGCCAGCGGCAGGTATGTGTCCTTCAGGCTGCGAAGGGTTAGGGATTCAGCCTCGGCGGCCGAAAGGCGCAGGCAGTTACCGAATTGGCTGGCCAGGGCGTCGGGCAACCTGAGGAGGTGGGAGGCCGGTACGCGGTAGCCTTTTTGTAGGCCACACAGAACAGCAATGCGGTGCGGCGCGCGCTCTAAGCGATATGACAGGCGTAACAACAGTCCTGGCAGAGACTCGCCGGGCAACGGGACCAGCGCTCGGGGTAGTTGCCGGGCTGTCGAGGCGCTCACCACGCAGACCTCTGCGCATGCTGCTCAGTTCCCACGGCAACCGTTCGGAAATTTGTTTGAGCTGCACATGTCGACAGAGCGGCAGCGACGTCACAACGCTCACTGCGCTGAGAGTGACCTATTTGACCCACTCCGGTCACCTCCTTCGGCCCCCCATTTCGCCGATGCGATCGGCGCTGACAGTACGACGAGTAACCCATCGGCGGCTGGTTGTTGAATGGAGGGTCATGCGTTCGGGTGAACAAGTTCGAGTGTGAACGGATGGGGTGGGGCGCTGTACCAAAGTGCCAACTATGCCTCTGACTCCCGACTCGGTCCGCTGAAGCTACTTGGCATCAGCGCAGGTCACGAACGTTGCCCGGTGTCAACTACCGATCCTGGTCACACGCACGGGAGCAGGAACGTTGCCTTCGCATGACCAAGGCATGGGTATTCCTTGGTCGGACTCTTCTAGGGTCGTGGCTGCGACTGCGAACGGGGGAACGCGCGATGGGTGACGGCAAGGACCCGGCCAAGGTCCTCGACATCAAGACCGCCGATGTGAAGCGGGCGGCACCGGACTTCCAGACGGCGGCAGTCGATCTGGGCAAGGCGCTGACCGCGCTGGTGAAGTCCCTGGACGGGCTGGGTGAGCCCTGGGGGAACGACAAGCAGGGCAAGGAGTTCGGCGACTCCTACAAGCCGTTGCAGAAGAAGATCGAGAGCGCGGCGGGCACGCTGGTGCTGGGTCTGACGAGTATTCACGAGGCGATGGCCGACATGGCGGACGGGCATGTCGACAACGACGAGTTGATCGCCGGGATGTTCACCGAAGTGAAGGTCGGCACGTCGGACGGTGCCGGTGAGCGTTGAGGACGAGGCCCGGAAGATCCTGCTGCATCTGGGCCTGTGGTGGCCGGAGGCCGACTCCGGGAAGCTGCGGTCGGCGGCGACGGCCTGGCGCACCTTCGCGGACGCCGTCGACGACGTACGCGGCCCGGTGCAGCAGAGCGCGTCGTCGATCATCCACAACAACACGGGTGTGTCGATCGAGGCGTTCGACAAGTTCTGGGGCCGGTACGCGAAGAGCGCCAAGGGGGACGACAGCGGCTGGCTGAAGGATCTGGCCGACTCGGCGCGCCAAATGGCCACCGCGCTGGACAAGTTCGCCGACGCGATCGACGACGCCATCAACAAGCTCTGGACGCAGATCGGCATCGACGCGGCCGTGATCGCGGGCGGGGTGGCGCTGGCGTTCTTCACCGCGGGTCTGGCCTCCGGCGCGGCCGTCGCGGCGGCCGACCTGGTCATCGAGTTCGGTGCCGGGCTGGGGATCGCGGTCTCGACGACGATCGCCGAGATCGCCGGGGGCACGTTGGTCGCGGCCGCGTTCGGCGGTGTCGAGTCGGTGACGGTCGACCTGGCCGTCGCCCAGCCCCTGAAGATCGCGACCGGTCTGCAGCAGGGCTTCAGCCTCGACGAGATCAACCAGGCGGCCAAGGACGGCATGATCTTCGGCGGCGCCCTGGGCGCCGGCGGCGGGGTCCTGAAGGCGACCATGGAAGGCGGATTCAGCGACACCACGCCCCTTCTG from Streptomyces sp. NBC_01478 includes the following:
- a CDS encoding AAA family ATPase, translating into MTSKQNPLSFLPGPAVDRTTFEGWNRWCETRNTFVPAPILIAEEYGRLSPRRQRIHDLHRLATHSSLPIQATPMSERVDHAVLARVEDGAYSHKAGTRGGIMVNGDGAQGKTETICEALSVFQEEWLALHNYVNPDAMPGTRDLVAPVAYVRCPVRATPISTCQRILDFYGEDYKGMRLEDLVRTVKTAVIEHATKALVIDDITRLKLHREADQDVLDLIREMMSMPVTLVLVGVGIPTSGLLREGRRDPKTQEWIYEPVKDRGRSPNDHAASQHERRFQVVDLGPFRYVTPAEMEAWMAHLLRLEGELRLLNNTAGMLTQGDVPEYLYNRTGGVVGILEKLVQHGCRRAIADKSERLTKDLFNQFTVTPGDMPDLDAESGEQPKIPAHKPTSEGKKPRGRDTVFDDDGPAATGEAG
- a CDS encoding transposase; the encoded protein is MITALDPMWNLTPGSELIIGGSAWQIKSCLPHLGRVTLVDEDGETWKTSLSELMHRPDCRPSTRTRTGLPAADRGRQPKAMDDLEEHQREIVMLRMEHLREAETGYRSGDPLDALPHEPRPQYDPETTTLTQRRQAKARELRKAAAEAPTQAKADGLHRASVRTLIRWDTARAKYGPIGVADDRWLREATGHAISPELREALFAVYAEATDRRSKLTMRDKERLIHQYVSEVFSSSDAEPTAAEPADTATVKIPNYDTLRAIWKEWFGSNGARQRYARSAAKAKQYATGRHIVVHRPGQVVALDSTVLPVKVLDNVFGDPVSVHLTLAVDVYTRSIVAFRLSLVSDKSIDVAMVLRDMMMPLPMRPDWGKAVEWAYPGVPNTVVAEFAGYEVAGLPFFAPETVTTDHGSVYRNHHLVEVQRVIKANIKPSRVLRPTDKHSVERTFGAIRSLLFALLLGYQGTDVADRGVDPEADACLTVTEMEHLIATWVVETWQNRRFGSYAPSWDPRGDHSPNSLFAAAMSQGGFALRIPPAELYYQLLPRHKVMIHGKRGVKIKNLWYDGAALDPYRGELSRRGGRNKNKYVVHRDPRDPCFVFFQDPNTHDWHTLRWTGLSEEGEVPAFSDARVREAMRELRKRGLAPKADTELLPVLLKLIGGNIPVEKWPTQLSKRQRTEHAREVAQAASAAADRPANAVKKEPPAQPAPVPSARADSPDAKVVPLRPKGRAQQVHDAVNSERRRRREAAVPNQLSTPPDLSERLRSSSLLALLDDDFDDDDATITAGEAEEEASQ
- a CDS encoding TniQ family protein produces the protein MVSASTARQLPRALVPLPGESLPGLLLRLSYRLERAPHRIAVLCGLQKGYRVPASHLLRLPDALASQFGNCLRLSAAEAESLTLRSLKDTYLPLASMPSGARLANPTSGMNWSFNLSSRFCPRCLHGDGSSIQRAFGGPWILSWHLPTTFACLKHHQLLASKCPTCGQLVNGFTDQHAGLISNPGIPELHPLQCRNIIPSNNRPLRGGKAHILPCGNRLDQGSEIAGFGLPSEDTNLLLELQQRMNKNLEESGLGAPQDTYLSDLILATVLIKLSWPLGSTLLPSETLKTSLDVHAAPISALATTQHDDPNSRTRLVGSRSLPQEAAHCGALLLAAEELLGDRDATSLRERVQPLAQAAHKKTPRYLFNLMNLTAISPAMARAAARRAHGFPEAPARRSFTPQGTFQLKNVPPFLPESWFDAHFTDFMSYLPRPTPRMVRQLRRGSTLRLAELASGMPWYRCSEALGIPNKAARGTISLLGRELGPAHLWPAFEARVAAIARQLANNHTDYSRRLRTLADWRLPLEDWMVLCDLPLMDGLRAKKDAAPGTVFVWSESTSAEYLHSPLIQEMKRSGECTVPARRAAAKLFAPDRPTGDRRRLRKRLRMYTARLTHACDLGQCLRIDVEALVARESQIEQGRVARRDESSPPAPQQSQFSRADIIASPRS
- a CDS encoding TnsA-like heteromeric transposase endonuclease subunit; the encoded protein is MNSTDFRRSLRLTAAVPSSPAWSDACTLEDLAVLDTGFTDYAQALDLNNAWPVCWSTTWKFGQTPITSPVRDLDKVDLRRSVPVRRFTWRTDQFHRPGLEYLMATDRHHGFESHEEERLLLVADFAAGLVEALCQPFRLRFLSEGKAIRHTPDFLLVTESGLFLIDVRPADRIKPEDALKFAGTAEVALSAGWQYGVVAGWRQHVWTNVDALSAERRPLPDVLGIQGQLRKAAAQGPLPFGELAERCRIPAIARAHAIHLLWHRHLGVDLSGPFGDASLVRLAPQQHHRDLPQ